A region of Cellulophaga sp. RHA19 DNA encodes the following proteins:
- a CDS encoding family 16 glycosylhydrolase, with protein MFRINLKYLAVLMVFSSLSCSSSSDDDTVNSAVGKAIVLEAPFFVDDNNPAPSGKKWTKIENVSDEFNNNNFDEVKWVNTSTRWIGRAPGIFKANTVSQAEGNLMLTPYELNEPEVVNGDTFTHAGSNIYSKNAVQVGTYVECSMKANKTFMSSTFWLINVVGEGEGCDKRVTELDIQECVGQITGTANFAKTFDETMHSNTHSRNTNCEETPVGSEGNNVTTGEKVWEDYHIYGAWWKSPTEIEFYLDGKKVYTVTPKAEFSLQMYLRLVVETYDWNPVPEDGGMTASKSDRTTYYDWVRSWELKDN; from the coding sequence ATGTTTAGAATAAATTTAAAGTATTTAGCTGTATTAATGGTTTTTAGTAGTTTATCATGTAGCAGTTCTAGTGATGATGATACTGTTAATAGTGCTGTAGGAAAAGCCATTGTTTTAGAGGCTCCATTTTTTGTAGATGATAATAATCCTGCTCCTTCTGGAAAAAAATGGACTAAAATAGAAAACGTTTCAGATGAGTTTAATAATAATAACTTTGATGAAGTTAAATGGGTAAATACCAGTACACGCTGGATAGGAAGAGCTCCAGGAATTTTTAAAGCAAATACTGTATCACAAGCTGAGGGTAATTTAATGCTTACGCCATATGAGTTAAATGAGCCAGAAGTGGTTAATGGAGATACTTTTACTCATGCAGGTTCTAATATCTACTCTAAAAATGCAGTGCAGGTTGGTACTTATGTAGAGTGTAGTATGAAAGCAAATAAAACTTTTATGTCTTCTACATTTTGGTTAATTAATGTTGTTGGAGAGGGAGAAGGATGTGACAAGAGGGTAACAGAATTGGATATACAAGAATGTGTTGGGCAAATTACAGGAACAGCAAATTTTGCTAAAACTTTTGATGAAACAATGCATTCAAATACGCACAGTAGAAATACTAACTGTGAAGAAACTCCAGTTGGATCTGAAGGAAATAATGTAACTACAGGTGAAAAGGTTTGGGAAGATTACCATATTTATGGTGCTTGGTGGAAGAGTCCTACAGAAATAGAGTTTTATCTTGATGGTAAAAAAGTTTATACTGTAACTCCTAAAGCTGAGTTTAGTTTGCAAATGTATTTAAGGTTGGTGGTAGAAACTTATGACTGGAATCCTGTTCCTGAAGATGGAGGAATGACAGCAAGTAAATCTGATAGAACAACGTATTATGATTGGGTTAGATCTTGGGAATTAAAAGATAATTAA
- the ppgK gene encoding polyphosphate--glucose phosphotransferase: MEVLGIDIGGSGIKGALVNVKTGEKITDRFRVPTPPTKKPKEMAKVVHKIIKHFNYDGPVGCGFPTLIKGGVCKTPGNLHSKWVNKDVTALFTETTGLPFTVINDADAACHAEMNYGVGKDLKGFVVMITIGTGLGSSAYLDGQLIPNFELGQIPYKKHKKIELWAADSARQREDLSFKKWGKRVNTFLEYVELLVAPDTIVIGGGISKEFEKFSKYIKINTPVIPAVLENHAGIIGAASATLKK; this comes from the coding sequence ATGGAAGTTCTAGGTATAGATATTGGTGGTTCTGGAATTAAAGGAGCGCTAGTAAATGTTAAGACAGGAGAAAAAATTACAGACCGTTTTAGAGTTCCTACTCCGCCTACAAAAAAGCCAAAAGAAATGGCTAAAGTTGTACATAAAATTATAAAGCATTTTAATTATGATGGTCCTGTTGGCTGTGGTTTTCCTACTTTAATTAAAGGTGGTGTTTGCAAAACACCTGGAAATTTACATAGTAAATGGGTTAATAAAGATGTTACTGCTTTGTTTACAGAAACTACAGGCTTGCCGTTTACAGTAATTAATGATGCAGATGCAGCTTGCCACGCAGAAATGAATTATGGTGTAGGTAAAGATCTTAAAGGTTTTGTTGTAATGATTACCATTGGAACCGGTTTAGGTAGTAGCGCTTATTTAGATGGCCAACTTATCCCTAATTTTGAGTTAGGTCAAATACCTTACAAAAAGCATAAAAAAATAGAACTTTGGGCTGCTGATTCTGCTAGACAACGAGAAGATCTTTCATTTAAAAAATGGGGAAAACGTGTAAATACTTTTTTAGAGTATGTAGAGTTGTTAGTCGCACCAGACACCATTGTTATAGGTGGTGGCATATCTAAAGAATTTGAAAAATTTAGTAAGTACATAAAAATTAACACTCCAGTAATACCTGCCGTATTAGAAAACCACGCCGGAATTATAGGCGCAGCATCTGCCACATTAAAAAAATAA